A stretch of the Solirubrobacterales bacterium genome encodes the following:
- a CDS encoding RNA polymerase sigma factor — MNFRPRHRDELLNLPDEKIIEYSVAARDAGEMEEFRAGTAAFIWARQPMVKGLVARKISDRQLREEVVNEVLVSALESTHSLRASHTGEFVNWLKTIVHCRCVDAIKKQKRKERHEFAADARPDGEDDGWVFEIADLSDEQGAVATIELVGELLASRSTVHRRAIELKMDGYPSTEISEMLADQGGISPANVDQVFSRFRKCLKTRLDGIDG, encoded by the coding sequence TTGAACTTCAGACCCAGGCATCGAGATGAACTACTCAACCTCCCCGACGAGAAAATCATCGAGTACTCGGTGGCCGCACGGGATGCCGGGGAGATGGAGGAGTTCAGGGCGGGAACGGCGGCCTTCATCTGGGCCAGGCAGCCGATGGTCAAGGGCCTTGTCGCCCGCAAGATCAGTGACCGCCAGCTTCGTGAAGAGGTGGTCAACGAGGTGCTCGTCAGCGCCCTTGAGTCGACCCATTCGCTGCGGGCCAGTCACACCGGCGAGTTTGTCAACTGGCTCAAGACGATCGTCCACTGTCGATGCGTGGACGCCATCAAGAAGCAGAAGCGGAAGGAACGGCACGAGTTTGCCGCGGATGCCCGGCCGGACGGGGAGGACGACGGCTGGGTGTTCGAGATCGCCGATCTCAGTGACGAGCAGGGCGCGGTCGCCACGATCGAGCTGGTCGGCGAGCTGCTTGCGTCGAGGAGCACGGTTCACCGAAGGGCGATCGAGTTGAAGATGGACGGCTACCCCTCCACCGAAATCTCGGAGATGCTCGCCGACCAGGGCGGGATCAGCCCGGCCAACGTGGATCAGGTGTTCTCCCGCTTCCGCAAGTGCTTGAAGACCAGACTGGACGGGATCGATGGCTGA
- a CDS encoding FAD-binding oxidoreductase, whose translation MTPDTTPVWPDSVPGDSVRRSYAEAEPGPWWLSGERPESHPALAGDSKADLVVVGGGLTGLWAAVLAKQRDPDRDVVLIEREDLAIGASGRNGGFMSSSLVHGIGNGLARFPEEVPELERLGLENLEAIRNTIAEQGIECDLRSPGVIEVAYNQAQLEDLDGLVEELAEYGHEAVTLDRDQIRAELDSPLFTGGVWQKSSENLIDPVKLCDGLAELAVSLGVRIHEHTEMTGLRQLGSGAEVQTAGGAIRTAGVLLATSAFRSPVAAIRHRVIPVFDYVLVTEPLSAEQEEAIGWKNRQGFSDNANRFHYYRPIDTPEGLRILWGGFDAIYNFGGKVEDSAYQRDQSFAGLAQRFFAAFPQLEGLRFSHRWGGAIDTCSRFFAFYGTSHQGRVSWAVGHTGLGVGASRFSAQVALDFLDRVDSPVTRMKYANSKPIPFPPEPLRAGVIQFTRNRLAAADLNGGRRGLWLRTLDRLGLGFDS comes from the coding sequence ATGACCCCCGACACCACCCCGGTCTGGCCCGATTCGGTTCCCGGAGATTCAGTCCGCCGCTCCTACGCCGAGGCCGAACCCGGCCCCTGGTGGCTCTCCGGCGAGCGACCCGAGAGTCATCCGGCGCTCGCCGGTGACTCCAAGGCCGATCTGGTCGTGGTCGGCGGTGGCCTGACCGGTCTCTGGGCCGCGGTCCTCGCCAAGCAGCGTGACCCGGACCGGGATGTGGTTCTGATCGAGCGGGAAGACCTGGCGATCGGCGCCTCGGGACGCAACGGGGGTTTCATGAGCTCCTCGCTGGTCCACGGGATCGGCAACGGGCTGGCCCGGTTCCCGGAGGAGGTCCCGGAACTGGAGCGCCTCGGGCTGGAAAACCTGGAGGCAATCCGGAACACGATCGCCGAACAGGGGATCGAGTGTGACCTGCGCTCCCCGGGGGTGATCGAGGTCGCCTACAACCAGGCCCAGCTCGAGGATCTCGACGGCCTGGTCGAGGAGCTGGCCGAGTACGGCCACGAAGCGGTGACGCTCGACCGGGATCAGATCCGGGCCGAGCTCGACTCGCCGCTGTTCACCGGCGGGGTCTGGCAGAAATCGAGCGAGAACCTGATCGACCCGGTGAAACTCTGTGACGGCCTGGCCGAACTGGCGGTCTCGCTCGGAGTACGCATCCATGAGCACACCGAGATGACCGGCCTGAGACAGCTCGGATCGGGGGCCGAGGTCCAGACCGCCGGTGGGGCGATCCGGACGGCCGGCGTCCTGCTCGCCACTTCCGCCTTCCGCAGCCCGGTTGCGGCGATCCGGCATCGGGTGATCCCGGTTTTCGACTACGTACTGGTCACCGAACCGCTCAGCGCCGAACAGGAGGAGGCGATCGGCTGGAAGAACCGCCAGGGGTTCTCCGACAACGCCAACCGGTTCCACTACTACCGTCCGATCGACACCCCGGAGGGGCTCCGGATCCTGTGGGGCGGCTTCGACGCGATCTACAACTTCGGCGGCAAGGTGGAGGACTCCGCCTACCAGCGCGACCAGAGCTTCGCCGGACTCGCCCAGCGCTTCTTCGCCGCCTTCCCCCAACTCGAAGGGCTCCGCTTCAGCCATCGCTGGGGTGGGGCGATCGACACCTGCTCCCGCTTCTTCGCCTTCTACGGCACCAGCCACCAGGGCCGGGTGAGCTGGGCGGTCGGCCACACCGGGCTCGGGGTCGGGGCCAGCCGGTTCTCCGCCCAGGTGGCCCTCGACTTCCTCGACCGGGTCGACAGCCCGGTCACCCGGATGAAGTACGCCAACTCGAAGCCGATCCCGTTCCCGCCCGAGCCCCTGCGGGCAGGAGTGATCCAGTTCACCCGCAACCGGCTGGCCGCAGCCGACCTCAACGGAGGTCGCCGAGGCCTCTGGCTAAGAACCCTGGATCGCCTAGGCCTGGGCTTCGACAGCTAA
- a CDS encoding ABC transporter permease, with translation MPSLTFKNLWSHKWRSLMTALAVIFGIALVSGTYVLTDTTNQAFDRIFTDSIAGTDVTVTARSEVDQQGGETPDFPARYLPEVEAVPGVKKASGEIFSAGAILDARGDSIGGGFAPQFISSVTPQPFQTLEYVEGREPAGPGQASLDEASAERAGIGIGDRIQLIGTGRAVPFRVVGLTRLGGASFGGTAIAQVPLPVARSLTGKQDRFDQISVAADDGVSPGQLKQRVERVVPHSLLVETGQENADRNSDQIRDSLKFLTIALLAFAAIALFVGSFVIFNVFSITVAQRTREFGMLRTLGANRSQILRSVLLEGALVGLFGAIAGLLLGVGLAKGLSVVMKAVGADLPANSLVLAPRTVVVSLLIGVGVTLLASLIPAMRSTRVPPIAALTEAMAPARARRVVVRTVIAGLLAAVGLALVMPVLIGGMTGGRAAAMIGGGAVSVALAISVFAPRLIRPAASIVGLPLERLGGMTGRLARENSQRNPGRTAITSAALMIGLALVAFVTVFASGLSSSVNKVIEESLPGEITLQGPGGFTPIPPGAVRTVADMEGVDAASGIRYATVRIDGSNTVLSGVDPAAIAKVFDTDWKDGSEADLTGLKDDQIVIGSNLADRAGLGVGDRVTVLTQKGDKPTFTVTAITESESISFAGDAIVTLGVMKRVLGVPTDAVGLVRLDPGADSDAVQQRIENRLKKPFPTVDVLNQDELKQNQKQQINGLLSMIYVLLALAVIVSLVGIVVTLILSIHERTRELGMLRSIGMSRRQVRRMVRYEAVITAVIGALAGLVLGVVFAFLIGIPLSDEGFSLSYPVGTLAVILVLTGLAGVLAAIYPARKAAKLDVLEAVSYE, from the coding sequence ATGCCAAGTCTCACATTCAAGAATCTCTGGTCCCACAAATGGCGTTCCCTGATGACCGCCCTGGCGGTGATCTTCGGGATTGCCCTGGTCAGCGGTACTTACGTCCTGACCGACACCACCAACCAGGCTTTCGACCGGATCTTCACCGACTCGATCGCGGGAACAGACGTGACCGTCACCGCCCGCTCGGAGGTCGATCAGCAGGGGGGCGAGACCCCGGATTTCCCGGCCCGCTACCTGCCCGAGGTCGAGGCGGTCCCGGGCGTGAAGAAGGCCTCCGGCGAGATCTTCTCCGCCGGGGCGATCCTCGATGCGAGGGGCGACTCGATCGGCGGCGGGTTCGCCCCGCAGTTCATTTCCTCGGTCACCCCGCAACCGTTCCAGACGCTTGAGTACGTGGAAGGCCGGGAGCCGGCAGGCCCCGGCCAGGCGTCTCTGGATGAGGCGTCCGCCGAGCGGGCCGGGATCGGGATCGGTGACCGGATCCAGCTGATCGGGACCGGCCGGGCGGTGCCCTTCCGGGTGGTCGGCCTGACCCGGTTGGGGGGTGCCTCGTTCGGCGGGACGGCGATCGCCCAGGTTCCCCTGCCGGTCGCCCGCAGCCTGACCGGCAAGCAGGATCGCTTCGATCAGATCTCGGTTGCCGCGGACGACGGAGTCTCGCCCGGGCAGCTGAAGCAGAGGGTGGAACGGGTCGTTCCCCACAGCCTGTTGGTCGAAACCGGCCAGGAGAATGCCGACCGCAACTCCGACCAGATCCGGGACAGCCTCAAGTTCCTCACGATCGCCCTGCTGGCGTTCGCCGCGATCGCCCTCTTCGTGGGCTCATTTGTGATCTTCAACGTTTTCTCGATCACGGTCGCCCAGCGGACCCGGGAGTTCGGGATGCTCCGGACCCTTGGGGCGAACCGCTCCCAGATCCTCCGCTCGGTGCTGCTTGAGGGGGCGCTGGTCGGCCTGTTCGGGGCGATCGCCGGACTCCTCCTCGGGGTCGGGCTGGCCAAGGGGCTGAGTGTCGTGATGAAGGCGGTCGGGGCCGATCTTCCGGCCAACTCACTGGTTCTGGCACCCAGAACGGTCGTCGTTTCGCTGCTGATCGGGGTCGGTGTCACCCTGCTTGCTTCCCTGATTCCGGCGATGCGATCCACCCGGGTGCCGCCGATCGCCGCCCTGACCGAAGCGATGGCCCCGGCGAGAGCGCGACGGGTGGTCGTGAGGACGGTGATCGCCGGCCTGCTCGCGGCGGTCGGCCTCGCCCTGGTCATGCCGGTGCTGATCGGCGGAATGACGGGGGGCCGGGCGGCGGCGATGATCGGTGGTGGTGCCGTCTCTGTGGCTCTGGCAATCTCGGTCTTCGCCCCGCGGCTGATCCGCCCGGCTGCCTCGATCGTCGGTCTCCCGCTTGAGCGGCTCGGCGGGATGACCGGACGCCTGGCCCGCGAGAACTCACAGCGGAATCCCGGTCGCACCGCGATCACCTCCGCCGCCCTGATGATCGGGCTCGCCCTGGTCGCCTTCGTGACGGTGTTCGCCTCCGGTCTTTCCAGCTCGGTCAACAAGGTGATCGAGGAGTCGCTTCCCGGGGAGATCACGCTTCAGGGTCCGGGCGGATTCACCCCGATCCCGCCCGGTGCCGTGCGGACCGTTGCCGACATGGAGGGGGTGGATGCGGCGTCCGGGATCCGGTACGCCACGGTCAGGATCGACGGCTCGAACACGGTGCTGTCCGGGGTTGACCCGGCGGCGATCGCCAAGGTCTTCGACACCGACTGGAAGGATGGGTCCGAGGCCGACCTGACCGGCCTGAAGGACGATCAGATCGTGATCGGAAGCAACCTCGCCGACCGGGCCGGTCTCGGTGTCGGTGATCGGGTGACCGTACTCACCCAGAAGGGCGACAAGCCGACCTTCACGGTCACCGCGATCACCGAGTCGGAAAGCATCAGTTTCGCCGGTGACGCGATCGTGACCCTGGGCGTGATGAAACGGGTTCTGGGTGTGCCGACCGACGCGGTCGGGCTGGTCAGGCTCGACCCCGGGGCGGACTCCGACGCGGTCCAGCAGCGGATCGAGAACCGGCTGAAGAAGCCGTTCCCGACCGTCGATGTGCTGAATCAGGATGAGCTCAAGCAGAACCAGAAACAGCAGATCAACGGTCTGCTCAGCATGATCTACGTGCTGCTCGCCCTCGCTGTGATCGTTTCGCTGGTCGGGATCGTGGTCACCCTGATCCTCTCGATTCACGAACGAACCCGGGAGCTCGGGATGCTCCGGTCGATCGGCATGTCACGCCGGCAGGTGCGGCGGATGGTCCGCTACGAGGCGGTGATCACAGCGGTGATCGGGGCCCTCGCCGGACTTGTCCTCGGGGTGGTTTTCGCGTTCCTGATCGGCATCCCGTTGAGCGACGAGGGGTTCTCCCTGAGTTATCCGGTCGGCACCCTTGCGGTGATTCTCGTCCTGACCGGACTGGCCGGGGTCCTCGCCGCGATCTACCCGGCTCGCAAGGCCGCAAAGCTCGACGTCCTGGAGGCGGTCTCCTACGAGTAG
- a CDS encoding ABC transporter ATP-binding protein, producing MEATVESPHPLDVPAAAIVKATGVKRTYGIGDAEVKALDGIDVSFEPGRFTSIMGPSGSGKSTLMHILAGLDRPTEGQVEIDGTEITGLGDSELTRLRRDKLGFVFQFFNLLPVLSAEENILLPLSIARKTPDRAWVDRVIERVGLADRRQHRPSELSGGQQQRVAVARALVTRPAVLFADEPTGNLDSKSSADVLGLLRGAVDEFDQTVIMVTHEPDAAAHGDRLIALRDGRLVHDAPPVSADAVIELLKTLG from the coding sequence GTGGAAGCAACTGTCGAATCTCCCCACCCGCTCGATGTCCCTGCCGCCGCGATCGTCAAGGCGACCGGCGTGAAGCGCACCTACGGCATCGGTGATGCCGAGGTCAAGGCCCTCGACGGGATCGATGTGTCGTTCGAACCCGGACGGTTCACCTCGATAATGGGTCCCTCGGGATCCGGCAAGTCAACCCTGATGCACATCCTCGCCGGGCTCGACCGGCCGACCGAGGGACAGGTGGAGATTGACGGAACCGAGATCACCGGTCTCGGCGATTCGGAACTGACCCGTCTGCGACGGGACAAACTCGGTTTCGTCTTCCAGTTCTTCAACCTCCTGCCGGTACTGAGTGCCGAGGAGAACATCCTGCTGCCGCTCTCGATTGCCCGCAAGACCCCGGACCGGGCCTGGGTGGATCGGGTGATCGAGCGGGTCGGGCTCGCCGATCGCCGCCAACACCGTCCCTCCGAGCTCTCCGGCGGCCAGCAGCAGCGGGTGGCAGTCGCCCGCGCCCTGGTCACCAGGCCGGCGGTGCTGTTCGCGGACGAACCGACCGGCAACCTCGACTCGAAATCCTCCGCGGACGTGCTCGGGCTGCTTCGCGGGGCGGTCGACGAGTTTGACCAGACCGTGATCATGGTGACCCATGAGCCCGACGCCGCCGCCCACGGCGATCGGCTGATCGCGCTTCGCGACGGCAGGTTGGTACATGACGCACCCCCAGTTTCGGCCGATGCCGTGATCGAGCTTCTGAAGACGCTCGGTTAA
- a CDS encoding FRG domain-containing protein: MGEFSVEKFFLERELNQGPQRPDSPEEFWDLLHGDRIDSYRREGWGLYFRGQSNAARGLTSSLYRVAKDALVEREERDAGSGGAHESLVEPAMVAAEKAIIAAARDNGLGRHMDDLELLCLLQHYLMPTRLIDVTAGPAASIYFACSANMDLDGRVFLISTREAENTIATDSRGRLPWHEWIKWGRDRDRWSARVAPISARDLHPSIRAQEGRFLAGGLWSGGGRQPMFTYDRPEGSVETLNIETMNDRVARDVSTLTIYFPHADRKARVPSKRSWSAYGWSVRIPQDWKRDLLAICAEHGVTRESMKPPIGEVQRLIDRVAADAAATRLAETLR, translated from the coding sequence ATGGGCGAGTTCTCGGTAGAGAAGTTCTTTCTGGAACGGGAGTTGAATCAGGGTCCACAGCGGCCCGATTCGCCGGAGGAGTTCTGGGATCTGCTTCACGGCGATCGGATCGACTCCTACCGGAGAGAAGGCTGGGGTCTCTACTTTCGGGGCCAGAGCAACGCCGCAAGGGGCCTGACGTCCAGCCTCTATCGCGTCGCCAAGGATGCGCTGGTTGAACGTGAAGAGAGGGACGCAGGGTCCGGGGGCGCCCACGAATCACTGGTGGAACCGGCCATGGTGGCGGCCGAAAAGGCGATCATCGCCGCCGCCCGGGACAACGGACTCGGGCGTCACATGGATGATCTGGAACTGCTCTGTCTGCTCCAGCACTACCTGATGCCGACCCGATTGATCGATGTTACGGCCGGACCGGCCGCGTCGATCTACTTTGCCTGCTCGGCCAACATGGATCTCGACGGCCGGGTCTTCCTGATCTCGACCCGGGAGGCGGAGAACACGATCGCCACCGACTCCCGGGGCCGACTGCCTTGGCATGAGTGGATCAAGTGGGGACGAGACCGGGACCGGTGGAGCGCCCGGGTCGCCCCGATCTCGGCCCGCGATCTTCATCCCTCGATCCGGGCCCAGGAGGGAAGGTTTCTGGCCGGCGGCCTCTGGTCCGGCGGCGGCCGGCAGCCGATGTTCACTTACGATCGGCCCGAAGGCAGTGTCGAGACCCTGAACATCGAAACCATGAACGACCGGGTGGCCCGGGACGTGAGCACCCTGACCATCTACTTCCCCCACGCCGACCGCAAGGCCCGGGTCCCAAGCAAGCGCTCCTGGTCGGCCTACGGCTGGAGTGTCAGGATCCCCCAGGACTGGAAGCGGGACCTGCTCGCCATCTGTGCCGAGCACGGGGTGACCCGGGAGTCGATGAAGCCACCGATCGGAGAGGTTCAGCGTCTGATCGACCGGGTCGCCGCCGATGCGGCTGCCACCCGGCTGGCCGAGACCCTGCGGTAG
- a CDS encoding glycosyltransferase, giving the protein MVSFLTAVEFFPFTGLNPGLRVLFLITFVIVVAMFAWTVVLFVRGLRSDRELARRDGVDPDRFDWVFLVPALNEEVTIADSVGRLDLLEVERKRIVVINDGSDDRTAEILGSLDVPGLIVLERRSPEARQGKAAALNFAFHELEARFELEPENTILCVVDADGRIAPESPGFVARHFVDPEVGGVQTLVRIYNRHRILTWFQDLEFSIYGKLFQAGRTRWGTAGMGGNGQYNRMAALQAIDDRRTETEGAVAGPEGPEPELALASASRGPWRDRLTEDQDLGLRLMCAGWRCEQDNQATVEQQGLPGLRRLFRQRTRWSQGNLQAIGLIDDVVGSRLFLPARIEQVVFLLMPILQMVIGASFVASIYLWLFADVRFFTHADRWWWLYLLYLLGFGGTVMGSIAAKTGDRLVILGVIKGILTGQVYAFYTWLLWPVLLRSSARQLIGRGTWAKTPREQIDPAGGEGMSSDN; this is encoded by the coding sequence TTGGTTTCGTTCCTGACAGCGGTCGAGTTCTTCCCCTTCACCGGGCTGAATCCGGGTCTGCGGGTTCTCTTTCTGATCACCTTCGTGATCGTGGTGGCGATGTTCGCCTGGACCGTGGTGCTGTTCGTCCGGGGTCTCAGGTCGGACCGCGAGCTGGCGCGTCGGGACGGGGTCGACCCGGACCGGTTCGACTGGGTCTTCCTGGTGCCGGCGCTGAACGAGGAAGTCACGATCGCGGACAGCGTCGGCCGGCTCGACCTGCTCGAGGTGGAACGCAAGCGGATCGTTGTGATCAATGACGGTTCCGACGACCGGACCGCGGAGATCCTCGGTTCGCTGGATGTTCCCGGGCTGATCGTCCTCGAGCGCAGATCTCCCGAGGCCCGTCAGGGAAAGGCGGCTGCGCTCAACTTCGCTTTCCACGAGCTGGAGGCCCGGTTCGAACTGGAGCCGGAGAACACGATCCTCTGTGTGGTCGATGCCGACGGCCGGATCGCCCCGGAAAGCCCCGGATTCGTGGCCCGGCATTTTGTCGATCCCGAGGTGGGCGGGGTTCAGACTCTGGTCCGGATCTACAACCGCCACCGCATCCTGACCTGGTTCCAGGACCTCGAGTTCTCGATCTACGGGAAGCTCTTCCAGGCCGGGCGGACCAGGTGGGGCACCGCCGGGATGGGGGGCAACGGCCAGTACAACCGGATGGCGGCACTCCAGGCGATCGACGACCGGCGAACCGAGACCGAGGGGGCCGTTGCCGGGCCGGAAGGTCCCGAGCCGGAACTGGCCCTCGCCTCAGCCAGCCGTGGCCCCTGGCGTGACCGGTTGACCGAGGATCAGGATCTGGGATTGCGACTGATGTGTGCCGGCTGGAGGTGCGAGCAGGACAACCAGGCGACGGTCGAGCAGCAGGGTCTTCCCGGGCTGCGGCGCCTCTTCCGGCAGCGGACCCGGTGGTCCCAGGGCAACCTCCAGGCGATCGGCCTGATTGACGATGTGGTTGGTTCAAGGCTTTTCCTCCCGGCCCGGATCGAGCAGGTTGTTTTCCTGCTGATGCCGATCCTCCAGATGGTGATCGGGGCATCGTTTGTCGCCTCGATCTACCTCTGGCTCTTCGCCGACGTCCGGTTCTTCACCCACGCGGACCGGTGGTGGTGGCTCTACCTGCTCTATCTGCTCGGTTTCGGCGGCACCGTGATGGGATCGATCGCCGCCAAGACCGGCGATCGCCTGGTCATCCTCGGGGTCATCAAGGGAATCCTCACCGGTCAGGTCTATGCGTTCTACACCTGGCTGCTCTGGCCGGTGCTGCTCCGGTCCTCAGCACGCCAGCTGATCGGCCGGGGAACCTGGGCCAAGACCCCCCGCGAGCAGATCGACCCTGCCGGCGGGGAGGGCATGAGCAGCGACAACTGA
- the wecB gene encoding UDP-N-acetylglucosamine 2-epimerase (non-hydrolyzing), whose amino-acid sequence MESQTLESRDLVPVKILVVVGTRPEAIKLVPMILALKQSPYFVPQVVSTGQHHEMVRDVFDLAGIEVDFDLWVGGARSELNDRVREVMGRLDDFVRVQYGADGTVKQEEATSGEYPLAILVHGDTTSAFAAALAAFHLRIPVVHVEAGLRTGSNLTPFPEEINRQLITCIAAFHLAPTSHNLENLVREEVPVSQIFITGNTGIDALEWAAGLEVEFSDPGVAGIAESDRRVVVVTAHRRENWGDGLEGIATGVRLLAVEHPDVYFVVPRHPNPDVRRQWESLADLPNVCLTDSLSYPEFARLLARSYLVITDSGGIQEEAPSLGKPVLVCRESTERKEGIEAGTLMLVGTDSGRIHAEASVLLESEEAYLKMSEAENPYGDGRASERIVAALTTLYAGGPMPEPFRSSFTRRAVIEAAGYTLSDTTPNRMDPALIPESDRHHEERLSKRIEEAWLEFGTIAEHWFRS is encoded by the coding sequence GTGGAATCGCAGACTCTCGAGAGCAGGGACCTCGTCCCGGTCAAGATTCTGGTCGTTGTCGGCACGCGACCGGAGGCGATCAAGCTGGTCCCGATGATCCTGGCGCTCAAACAGAGCCCGTACTTCGTGCCTCAGGTGGTGTCGACCGGCCAGCATCACGAGATGGTCCGAGATGTTTTCGATCTCGCCGGGATCGAGGTCGATTTCGATCTCTGGGTCGGCGGGGCCCGCAGCGAGCTGAACGACCGGGTCCGGGAGGTGATGGGTCGGCTCGATGACTTCGTGCGGGTCCAGTACGGGGCTGACGGGACGGTAAAGCAGGAGGAGGCCACATCCGGCGAGTACCCGTTGGCGATTCTCGTCCACGGGGACACCACTTCCGCCTTCGCCGCCGCGCTGGCGGCCTTCCATCTGCGGATTCCGGTGGTTCATGTGGAGGCGGGGCTGCGGACCGGATCCAACCTCACCCCGTTCCCGGAGGAGATCAACCGCCAGTTGATCACCTGTATTGCCGCGTTTCATTTGGCCCCGACCTCTCACAACCTCGAAAACCTGGTCCGGGAAGAGGTGCCGGTGAGCCAGATCTTCATCACCGGCAACACCGGAATCGATGCCCTCGAGTGGGCGGCCGGCCTCGAAGTCGAGTTCTCCGATCCGGGGGTTGCCGGGATCGCGGAGAGCGATCGCCGGGTCGTCGTCGTCACCGCCCACCGGCGTGAGAACTGGGGTGACGGTCTGGAAGGCATCGCGACCGGGGTCAGGCTGCTCGCGGTCGAACACCCGGACGTGTACTTCGTCGTTCCGAGACACCCGAACCCGGATGTGCGCCGCCAGTGGGAGTCGCTTGCCGACCTGCCGAACGTCTGTCTGACCGACTCCCTTTCCTACCCCGAGTTCGCCCGGCTTCTGGCCCGTTCCTATCTGGTGATCACGGATTCCGGCGGGATCCAGGAGGAGGCACCTTCGCTCGGCAAGCCGGTTCTGGTCTGTCGGGAATCGACTGAGCGCAAGGAGGGGATCGAGGCCGGCACCCTGATGCTGGTCGGCACCGACTCCGGCCGGATCCATGCCGAAGCGAGTGTGCTGCTCGAAAGCGAAGAGGCCTACCTGAAGATGAGCGAGGCCGAGAACCCGTACGGCGACGGTCGGGCCTCGGAACGGATCGTCGCCGCCCTCACCACCCTGTACGCAGGCGGGCCGATGCCGGAGCCGTTCCGTTCCTCCTTCACCCGTCGTGCGGTGATCGAGGCGGCCGGATACACCCTCTCGGACACCACACCCAACCGGATGGACCCTGCCCTGATCCCGGAATCGGACCGCCATCACGAGGAGCGACTCTCCAAACGGATCGAGGAAGCCTGGCTCGAGTTCGGAACCATCGCCGAGCATTGGTTTCGTTCCTGA
- a CDS encoding acyl-CoA dehydrogenase family protein, with amino-acid sequence MVDFTLTDEQEALREMAHDFAENEMRSVAFEYDKDGTWPGDVIKKAWDIGLMNTHVPEEYGGPGLDYLSGCLIEEEFGWGCSGIGTSLACNGLASAPVALGGSEETKKKYLGMLAEEPKLASFCLTEPDAGSDVAGMKTRAVKKGDKYVINGSKMFITNGQYADWFTVYAKTDPDAGSRGITAFVVDKQDGIVVDKKEDKMGQRASNTVALTFNDVEVPAENMIGEENKGFKLAMMTLDRTRPGVAAMATGIARSAFDAAVQYSKERQQFGVPIAMHQAIQFLIADMAVKVDAARLLTWQSASQLDNGQRNTLTSSEAKRFASDSAMEVATDAVQVFGGYGFIKEYQVEKFMRDAKIMQLYEGTSQIQRMVIAREVLLPRNV; translated from the coding sequence GTGGTTGACTTCACGCTTACCGACGAGCAGGAAGCCCTGCGCGAGATGGCGCATGACTTCGCGGAGAACGAAATGCGAAGCGTCGCTTTCGAGTACGACAAGGACGGCACCTGGCCGGGAGATGTGATCAAGAAGGCCTGGGACATCGGCCTGATGAACACCCACGTGCCGGAGGAGTACGGCGGACCGGGTCTCGACTACCTGTCCGGCTGCCTGATCGAGGAGGAGTTCGGCTGGGGCTGCTCCGGCATCGGCACCTCGCTCGCCTGCAACGGGCTCGCCTCGGCCCCGGTCGCCCTCGGCGGCTCCGAGGAGACCAAGAAGAAGTACCTCGGGATGCTCGCCGAGGAGCCGAAGCTGGCTTCGTTCTGCCTGACAGAGCCGGATGCCGGGTCGGATGTGGCGGGGATGAAGACCCGCGCCGTGAAGAAGGGTGACAAGTACGTCATCAACGGCTCCAAGATGTTCATCACCAACGGTCAGTACGCCGACTGGTTCACGGTCTACGCCAAGACCGATCCGGACGCCGGTAGCCGCGGCATCACCGCTTTCGTGGTCGACAAACAGGACGGCATCGTGGTCGACAAGAAGGAAGACAAGATGGGTCAGCGGGCCTCGAACACCGTCGCCCTGACCTTCAACGACGTCGAGGTTCCGGCCGAGAACATGATCGGCGAGGAGAACAAGGGCTTCAAGCTGGCGATGATGACCCTCGACCGGACCCGTCCCGGGGTTGCTGCGATGGCAACCGGGATTGCCCGCTCGGCCTTCGACGCCGCGGTCCAGTACTCGAAGGAGCGCCAGCAGTTCGGGGTGCCGATCGCGATGCACCAGGCGATCCAGTTCCTGATCGCCGACATGGCGGTCAAGGTTGACGCTGCCCGGCTGCTCACCTGGCAGTCGGCCTCGCAGCTGGACAACGGCCAGCGCAACACGCTCACCTCCTCGGAGGCCAAGCGCTTCGCCTCCGACTCGGCGATGGAGGTTGCCACCGATGCCGTTCAGGTGTTCGGCGGTTACGGGTTCATCAAGGAGTACCAGGTCGAGAAGTTCATGCGTGACGCCAAGATCATGCAGCTGTACGAAGGCACCAGCCAGATCCAGCGCATGGTTATCGCCCGCGAGGTCCTGCTTCCGCGAAACGTCTGA